A segment of the Fibrobacter succinogenes subsp. succinogenes S85 genome:
CTTTTCGACTTCATTGGAGACTTCCCATATGAAATTACCCGTTTGCTGCGAGCCTTCATCCGGGAGGTAGCTCCAAGTCACTATGTCACCGATATAGACCTTTTCGGGCCTATCCAAAATGCACTTGCCAGAAACCGGCAGTGGCTTGCTGGAGCTAGACGACACACTGCTAGACGATGCAGACTTTGCCGTAGAGCTGCTAGACGAGCCCTTAACGGAGCTAGAAGATGTTGTCCCGCCTTTGGAGCTGCTAGAATTTGCAGAAGTCGAACTAGAAGAATTCGAGGTCTTGCTACTAGAAGAACTCTTGTTTTCTGATTTCTTGGAGCTGCTGCTGATTTTCATAATGTCGTCAGCATCGCAGCCGGCCTTGTGGCCTTCCTTGCTGTTACAATACTTTATAAACGGTTCTAGAAATTCATCAACGTTCTTATCGTAATCTTTCTTTGTCGAATCAATTTTTTCCTGAATTTTCTTCAGAGCCGTTTCATCCTTATCATCGACACCGACGATATCGCCTTCGCCGCATGCCCAAAAAGCCGTCATGACTGACGTCAAAAATAAAGGTATTAACTTTTTCCTATCCATAATTTTCCCCACTCTTTTATTCTTGCGATTCCCCATCCACCGAAATTTTGCGCTGGCCCGTAATGAACTGATGCACATACGGGTTGCTTGTATTCTTGATTTCATCGACGGTCCCCACCTCGATGATTCGACCATTCAAGAGCATGGCAATTCGGTCCGCCACCTTGAATGCACTGACCATGTCGTGCGTCACCACGACAGACGTAACCCCGAGCTTGCTCTGCATATCGAGAATAAGGTCGTTAATCACGTCACTCGTAATCGGGTCCAAGCCCGTTGTCGGTTCATCGTACAAAAGAATTTCCGGATTCAGAGCAATAGCTCTCGCAAGCGCCACACGCTTACGCATACCACCCGAAAGTTCGGATGGCATCTTTGTACGGAAAGACGGTACGAGGTTGATCATCTGGAGCTTTTCGGTCACCACGTTCTGGATCTCGGCTTCAGAGAGTTCGGGATGATGTTCACGGAGGGCAAAGGCGATATTTTCGCCTGTATCCATGGAGTCAAACAAGGCACCCATTTGGAACAACATACCCATCTTGCGGCGAATGGTTCGCGTATCGAAGAACTGCGGCGTACTGATCGTCACGCCATCGACAGTCACTTCACCGCCATCCGGCTGCAAAAGTCCAATCATGTGCTTAAGAATCACGGACTTGCCACCGCCAGACTTACCGATGATGACCATCGTCTCGCCACGGCGGATGTCGAGGTTCACGTCTTCAAGAACCGTCTGAGGGCCAAAGGACTTCTTGAGCCCCTTGAGTCGAATCGCAATATCATTCGGATCGATTTTTACATTCGGCATAACAACCTCTAGAAGAACATGAACGCATCAAGAATAAAGTCAGAAACCAAAATCATAAGGCAACTCGCCACAACAACACTCATCGTTGCAAGGCCCACGCCATGCGCACCCGGCTTGGAGTGCGTCCCGTGGTAATAAGCCAGCACAAAGATGATCGTCCCAAACACAATCGACTTGATAATCCCCGCCCACAAGTCCATATTGCTGAACAGGTACTGCATACCGGTCGAATAGGTGTAGGTCGTGATATCCAAAGCAAGCACACAGACAATCCAGCCACCAATCAACGCAAGCGCATTGGAGATGGCGGTCAGACACGGAATCATCGTCAAGAACGCAAAGAAGCGCGGCATCGCGAGGTAGCGGTACGGGTCAAGCCCGAGCACCACGTAAGCGGAAAGCTCTTCTTTCTCTTTCATGGAACCAAGCTCCGCAGCGACGGCACTCCCCACTCGCCCCGAAAGCACGATAGCCGTAAGGAGCGGTCCAAGCTCGATAAGCACCATCTTGCAAGCGGCCGTTCCCACAAACTTGTCGGACACGAGATTGTGGAATTCAAACTCGGCCATGATGGTTGCGACCATGCCCGTAAAGATGGATGTCACAAACAGAAGCGGGAGCGAGGAGACGCCTACAGAAATCATCTCCTTCACAATAAGCGACGGATTCTTATGCACGTACCGGAACTGCTTGAGCGTAATAAACAGGATGCAAATGCACTCGCCTACGGCGGCGATTGCATCAACAATCTTTTGCCCAATCCAAGTTATCGGTTTCAGAATCAACGTCATTGCACTTCCTTAAAAACTGCCAAAGTCGGCGACCTGCGGTCCACCGCCCTCGTCATCTGAACCATACTGATAATCTTCATCGCCACCTTCCATGCCTTGCTGGTCGGTTGCATCGTAGAACGTCGTGTATTCCGGCACAAAGCTCATGTCAATATCCTTGACGGAACCGTTACGGTGCTTGGCCACAATGAGTGTGGCCTTGTAGCGGTCTTCGTCCTTATGCGTCTGCACGAACGGGCGTTCCACGAACCACACCATGTCAGCGTCCTGTTCGATAGAACCGGATTCACGCAAGTCCGAAAGCTGCGGACGTTCACGACCTTTTTCTTCAACTTTACGGCTGAGCTGAGCGAGTGCAATGACTGGAATACTCAGTTCCTTTGCCAAAATCTTGAGACCACGGGAAATCGCACCGATAGCGACAGCGCGGTTTTCTTCCTTGCCAGTCTTCATCAACTGCAAGTAGTCGATGATGAGGAGGTCGAGGTGGCCTTTATGCTTGAGCTGGCGCGCCTTGCTCATGAGTTCCATGATACCGAGGTCAGCGTTGTCATCGACAAACAGCGGAGCCTGGTTAATCGGAGTCACGGCGGCAATAATCTTCTTGATTTCGTCAGAGTTGAGCTTACCGTTACGGAGCCTACTCTGGTCGACCTGCGCTTGCGAGCAGAGCAGACGTTGGGCAAGCTGGATGCCGTCCATTTCCAAGCTGAAGAACGCAACGTTTTTGCCGTAGCGAATGGCTGCGTTTGCGGCAACCGTCATGGCGAAAGACGTTTTACCCACACCCGGACGAGCAGCGAGAATAATCAAGTCGGAATTCTGGAGACCGTTCGTGAGTTCGTCCAGTTCCGTAATGCCTGTAGGCACGCCCGTAATGCCGCCTTCACGACGGTTGTTGATGCGTTCCAGAAGAGGAGCGACAAAGTTGTCGATAGACTTTAAGGTGTTGCGCACCTGGTTATCGGCAATCGCAAAGATATCGCGTTCGGCATCTTGAAGCACATTGTCCGGAGTCGAAGCCGGATCCATCGCCTGGCGGATAATTTCGGAAGACGTGCGGATGAGCTTGCGAAGCACCGCCTTGCTGCGGAGGTGTTCCAACTGCCACGGGACATTCGCCGACGAAGCGACGGATTCCATCAATTCAAAGATGTATTCACGGCCACCGACAATGTCAAGCTTATCCATCTTCGTGAGTTCCGCCGAAAGCGTCACAGGATCGATGGGTGTAACCGACTTGTTCAAACTGCAAAGTGCATTCCAAATCAACTGATGACGTTCCAAGTAGAAAAAGTCATCGTCACTGATGGCCATCACAGCGACGCCCATCACTTCGGGGTCACGCAAAATACCGCCCAACAGGCAGCGCTCCGCCTCAACATCGGCGGGCATTTGGCGACCATCAAACGACTTGGATTTATTTTCTTCAGACATAACTATACCGATTTAAATATACAATAATAGTTTACATTGGATTTTGGGGATGGCACGAAATCGGGGTGAAATGGGCCATAAAAATGGAGATGCCCCATCGAGTGGGGCATGACAATGTGATTGCGAGAGTGCGCGGGGTAATGCGCGGCTACTTGGCTGCGGTGAAAAGGCCGCTGCGCGGGATATGCACCTTCCACGTGAGCCATTTAAGCTGTTTGTCCGTCGTCATCGTGTAAGCATCGACAAGCGAGACCGTCTTTGTGCCGTTGAAATCAAGCGCAGTTCCCGCATTATCATTGAAGTTTTTACCCTTGCTGAACACGTCATAGAAAAGCGGCTCGCCAAAAGTCATCATGATTTCAGGCGCAATAAAGGAAAGTTCCTTTGTTAGCATTCGGCGGAGCGAGGCGAGCAGGATCGGAGATAGTGCTCGCGGAGCATCCTTGTAGAAATACGTGACGCCAAGTGAATCCGGGACGTAACCGAGGCTTCCGAACAAACGCACAAGCATCTCGCCAGTCGGAGACTGGAAGAAATTGTTGCCAGTTTCGCCGGGCTTCGGGGCGGCAAGGAGAATCAGAAGGCGCGGGTGCTCCGGGCCTTCGTAGCGAACAACGTTCGTAGCACGCGCGTAAAGCGGGTCGGTCTTGAGCGCATCGTAGAAGGCGACGATGGAATCGGCGAGTTCGTACGCGGCGGTCGTCTTCTTGACGGCGCGCGGGGCAATGGTGAGGCCAGCATCGAGCTTTGGCGCCGGAGCCGGATGCGGAGAAGGCGCGGGTTGCGCGGGAGCGCCGAATGAAGGCTGCTGAAAAGCGGACTGCGCAGGAGACTGGAACGGCGATTGCTGAGGAATCGGAGCAGGATTCGCGGGAGCCGAATGCTGCGGGAATGGAGCCGGGTTCGCGGGACGCTGCATTTGCGGCATCGGATTTGCTGGACGGACAGGCGCAGGAGCGGCAGACTTTTTGCGGGTCAATGTCCACGGTTCATCGAGGAGCAAATCCTCCTCGCCCATGTCCATTTGGCCTTGCAGATATTTGCGAAGTTCGCTGAAATCAAATTCTTCGGGCATACCGTTCCTCTAAGCGTTCTTTAACTGATCAAGGCTAAAATCTACAATTTCTTGCGCGAGATCGATTTTGGAGCCCATCTTCATCTCGGGAATTTCAACCTCAGCCGCATTTTGTGCATTGCGAGAGTTCGCGCGGATTAACGTGTAACGGA
Coding sequences within it:
- a CDS encoding ABC transporter ATP-binding protein → MPNVKIDPNDIAIRLKGLKKSFGPQTVLEDVNLDIRRGETMVIIGKSGGGKSVILKHMIGLLQPDGGEVTVDGVTISTPQFFDTRTIRRKMGMLFQMGALFDSMDTGENIAFALREHHPELSEAEIQNVVTEKLQMINLVPSFRTKMPSELSGGMRKRVALARAIALNPEILLYDEPTTGLDPITSDVINDLILDMQSKLGVTSVVVTHDMVSAFKVADRIAMLLNGRIIEVGTVDEIKNTSNPYVHQFITGQRKISVDGESQE
- a CDS encoding MlaE family ABC transporter permease, giving the protein MTLILKPITWIGQKIVDAIAAVGECICILFITLKQFRYVHKNPSLIVKEMISVGVSSLPLLFVTSIFTGMVATIMAEFEFHNLVSDKFVGTAACKMVLIELGPLLTAIVLSGRVGSAVAAELGSMKEKEELSAYVVLGLDPYRYLAMPRFFAFLTMIPCLTAISNALALIGGWIVCVLALDITTYTYSTGMQYLFSNMDLWAGIIKSIVFGTIIFVLAYYHGTHSKPGAHGVGLATMSVVVASCLMILVSDFILDAFMFF
- the dnaB gene encoding replicative DNA helicase; amino-acid sequence: MSEENKSKSFDGRQMPADVEAERCLLGGILRDPEVMGVAVMAISDDDFFYLERHQLIWNALCSLNKSVTPIDPVTLSAELTKMDKLDIVGGREYIFELMESVASSANVPWQLEHLRSKAVLRKLIRTSSEIIRQAMDPASTPDNVLQDAERDIFAIADNQVRNTLKSIDNFVAPLLERINNRREGGITGVPTGITELDELTNGLQNSDLIILAARPGVGKTSFAMTVAANAAIRYGKNVAFFSLEMDGIQLAQRLLCSQAQVDQSRLRNGKLNSDEIKKIIAAVTPINQAPLFVDDNADLGIMELMSKARQLKHKGHLDLLIIDYLQLMKTGKEENRAVAIGAISRGLKILAKELSIPVIALAQLSRKVEEKGRERPQLSDLRESGSIEQDADMVWFVERPFVQTHKDEDRYKATLIVAKHRNGSVKDIDMSFVPEYTTFYDATDQQGMEGGDEDYQYGSDDEGGGPQVADFGSF